From the Candidatus Eremiobacterota bacterium genome, the window CACGGAGCCCAGGAACGCCCTCGTGAGGCAGTACAGGGAGCTCCTGTTGACAGAGGGCGTGGAAGTGGACTTTACCAATGAAGGAATCGATGAAATCGCCAGGCTCTCGGAGCAGGTGAACGAGCAGACGGAGAACATAGGCGCGAGAAGGCTTCACACGATCATGGAGAAGCTCCTGGAAAACCTGAGCTTCAGCGCGTCAGAGCACGGGGGAGATAAAATCTCCATTGACGGCGAGTATGTCCGCCATGAGCTTCAGGACATAGTGAAAGACAAGGATCTGAGCAGGTATATCCTGTAGAGAGGATTTTTCGCCGCCAGGGAGAAATAGTGACGTTTATTCAAGCAACACTGCAGGAATAAAGAGAGAGCCCATGAGGAAGGAGGTGAGAAGAGCAGGGAGGTAATGACAGTCTAAAATCCCTTGATGCCATTCTTCCTGAAGGAGCGGCAGGGGGTAATTTCACACGCTTCTGATACGTGTCCGGGTCCCTTGGGAGCACTTCCCCGGGGCGGCACGGGGGGACGGAGCGGAGGCACCAAAACCAGAAAAGAGGAGAAAAAAATGGCAATTATTTCAATGAAGCAACTGCTTGAGGCAGGGGTGCACTTCGGGCACCAGACAAGGCGATGGAATCCCAAGATGGCCCGGTATATCTTTACCGAGCGCAACGGCATCTACATCATCGATCTCCAGAAGACGGTGGTAAAGGTCAAGGAGGCCTACAATTTTATCCAGGAAGTGATCAAGGGAGGGAAGTCCATTCTCTTCGTGGGGACAAAGAAGCAGGCCCAGGAGGCCGTTTTTGAGGATGCCTCGCGGTGCGGCATGTTTTTCGTGAACCAGCGCTGGCTGGGGGGCATGCTTACCAATTTCAAGACCATAAAGAACAGGATCAACAGGCTCAAGGAGCTTGAGAGGGAGAGAGAGGAAGGCCTCTTCGAGGTGCTCCCGAAGAAAGAAGTCAAGCGAAAGATGGACGAGATGAAGAAGCTTGAGAAATTTCTTGGCGGCATCAAGCATATGGAAGATCCCCCCGGCGCTCTCTTCATTATTGACCCGAGGAAAGAGCGGATTGCAGTGGCCGAGGCAAGAAAGCTTAAAATTCCCATCGTGGGAATCGTGGACACGAACTGTGATCCTGATGAGATAGATTATCCCATACCAGGTAATGATGATGCTATCAGGGCGGTAAAGCTGCTGTGCAGCAAGATCGCCGACGCGGTGATGGAAGCAAAGGCCGAGATTGAAGCCTTGAGAGTACAGGAGGAAGAGGGGGCCGAGCCCTCGGCAGAGGGAGAGCCCGGGGAAGTGGCTTCATCGGAAGCCCAGATAGTGACACCAGAGGAAGAGCCGGTGGCATAGGAGCGCCTGGAAGCCGACGGCAGGTTCCATTCATATAAGGAGGAGAAGCAATGACAGCGATATCAACTGAAGCAGTAAAGGAATTACGGGAAAAGAGCGGGGCAGGAGTCATGGAGTGCCGCAACGCCCTGGTGAAGGCAGGGGGCGACATGGAAAAGGCCCAGGAGATACTCAGGCAGAAAGGCATTGAGAAGGCTGAGAAGAAGAAGGACAGAGTCACCAAGGAGGGCAAGATCGAAGCCTATGTCCACATGAACAAGATAGGAGTTTTACTTGAGATAAACTGTGAGACCGATTTCGTGGCACGAAACGAGCTCTTCGGTAACCTGGCCAAGGAGATTGCTCTCCAGATAGCCGCCCAGGGGCCCCAGTACATCTCCCGGGACAGGATCCCTCCGGATGTCATTGAGAAGCAGAAGGAAGTCATCAAGAAAGTGGCTCAGGACGAAGGCAAGCCCGCAAACATCCTGGAAAGAGTGGTGGAAGGAAAGCTGGAAAAGTTCTTCAGGACTGTATGCCTGCTTGAGCAGGCATATATCCGTGACGAGGACAGGAAGATATCCGATCTTATCCAGGATGTGATTGCAAAGCTCGGCGAAAACATCTCGGTAAACCGCTTCGTCAGGTATGTTCTTGGAGAGTAGCATGGAATCTCGTTTTCACACCATACTGTTAAAGCTCAGCGGTGAGGCCTTCTGCGGCACGAAAGGGTTCGGCCTTGACAAGGACACTATCGGGCAGATTGCCAGGGAAGTGCAGGGCGTGGTGGAGCTGGGGGTAAGAATCGCCGTGGTGATAGGCGGGGGAAACTTCTGGCGCGGGAGGGAGGCAGGCGACATGGCCCGCACCACTGCCGATACCATAGGCATGATTGCCACGGTTATCAATGCTCTTGCACTCCAGGAGGCCCTTGAGAAGAACCGGGTCACGACAAGAATCCAGTCAGCCATTGAGATGAAGCAGGTGGCAGAGCCCTTTATCCTGAGGAGGGCACTCAGGCACCTTGAGAAGGGCCGCGTGGTGATATTTGCCGGCGGCACGGGAAACCCCTATTTTACCACCGATACTACGGCAGCACTCAGGGCGCTTGAGATCGGTGCGCAGGCCATCCTTAAAGCGACGCTTGTTGACGGGGTCTATGACAAGGACCCCCATAAATATGATGATGCTGAAAAATTTGAAGAGGTCACCTACCTGGAAGTGCTCCAGAGGGGCCTCAAGGTGATGGATTCGACGGCTGTCTCTCTCTGCATGGACAACAAGCTTCCCATTTATGTCTTTAACATCAGGGAGTACGGCTCCGTGAAGAGGCTGCTCACAGGTGAAAAGATGGGCACATTGGTGAAGGAGGGATAATTGTGATAGATCCGGCTCTGTTGAAAACGATGGAAGAAAAAATGCAGAAGTCTATTGAGGTGTTCAAGAAGGACCTTTCAGGCATCAGGACGGGAAGGGCCACGCCGGCGCTCCTTGACAGGATCCAGGCCGATGCCTACGGCTCGCCCATGCCGCTCAACCAGCTTGCAAACATTGCAGTGCCCGATGCAAGGAGCATGGTGATACAGCCATGGGACAAGACTCTCCTTGGTGCCATAGAAAAGGCAATCCTGAAATCCGATATAGGCATTCATCCCGTCAATGACGGCAATGCCATCCGCCTCGCCATCCCTCCCCTCACCGAAGAGAGGAGGAAAGACCTTGTCAAGGTCGTCAAGAAGAAGTCAGAGGAAGGAAAGGTGTCGCTCCGCAATATAAGGCGCGAGGTGAACGACGACCTGAAGAAGCTTGAAAAGGCCGGCACCGCCTCTGAGGACGAGGCAAGGAAGACCACGGAAAAAGTGCAGAAGATCACCGACAAGTACATCAAGGATTTTGATGAGATGGCTTCCCATAAAGAGAGAGAGATAATGGAGATTTGAGCGTTATCGGCTTTTCTTATACTGAAGGCATGAAACTGCTCCGCGAGCGCTCCCTTTACCCCTACAGAATAATCGTGGTAAAGCCCCCCAGGGCAGCATTCGGCAAGGGATGGCTCAGGATAATCGCAGAGCGCGAAGAAGAAGAGGGGCTCGTGGTGCTTGTCGCCTATGAGGATTACGAATAGATGGCAGTGAAAACGCTTCATGGCAGAGAGCTCTCTTTCGAGGCATTACTGGAAAAGCTTGACAGAACCGCCATGCCCCGCCATATTGCCATCATCATGGATGGCAACCGGCGATGGGCGAAATCCCGCAGCCTCCCCCCCCTCATGGGCCACCGCGCAGGGGCGAAGGTCTTCAAGACAATCGTGGAAACATTCGTGAAGCTCGGGATCGGCGTGCTCACGGCCTATGCCTTCTCCTGTGAAAACTGGAAAAGGTCCGAAGACGAGGTAGGGGTCCTTCTCTCCCTTTTTGAATACTACAGCAGGAAAGAAAGGAACCATCTTCAGAAGAACGGAGTAAGGTTCAGGATAATTGGAAACATTGATGAACTCCCGCCGTCCCTCAGCGACGAGTTCAGCAAGACGGAAGAGCTCACGAGGGGCAACGACAGGCTTGTGCTGAATCTTGCCGTGAACTACGGCTCCCGCTCAGAGATCATGAAGGCAGCCCTTGCCCTTTCCAGGGACCTCTCCCTTGGGGCCGTAAGGGCTTCCGAAGTCACAGAGGAGCTCTTCTCACGGTATCTCCTCACGGCGGGCCTTCCCGATCCAGACCTGCTCATCAGAACGAGCGGCGAGATGCGCGTAAGCAATTTTCTGCTCTGGCAGATTGCCTATTCTGAGCTCTGGTTCACCTCAAGCTACTGGCCGGAATTCACCCCCCGTGAGCTCCTTACGGCGATACTGGATTACCAGAAACGGGAGAGGCGGTTCGGCGGTTCGACGGTGCAGGCTCACCCCTGCAAGACTTCTTCATCGAGGCTTTGAACGGCTGATGTTTTTAAAGAGGATAATCGTAGGCGCTTTTCTCATAGTGGGCTCTTTTCTGCTGGTGATGATGGGCACCTGGGCAATGGCCCTTGAAGTGCTCATCATCGGGATCCTTGGCCTTAACGAGTTCTATAACCTTGCGTACCGCAAGGGGATAAGGCCATCCAAGATTACGGGCCTTCTCTGCGGGATCATCCTCTATTTCACCGCCTTTTTCCTCAACGAGGAAAAGTCCCTTGTGGTGCTCACTGTGCTGATAATCTATACGCTCTTCATTTTTATCTTCCGCAAGGAATCCCATGTCTCGTCATTTCTCGATGCCGGCGTCACCCTTCTTGGATATCTTTACATCGGGTGGCTTTTCTCTTTCATCATCCACCTGAGGGGAATGGATGAGCCGGCGATGCTGGGGCCATACCACATAGAGCGCGGCGCCCTCTACGTGGTATTCCTTGTCTTTGCCACCTCCTTTACCGATATCGGGAGCTTTTTCGTGGGCAAGTTCCTGGGGCGCCACAAGCTCTGCCCCTCGATAAGCCCCGGCAAGACCATAGAAGGCGCCATAGGAGGCATCATCATTGCCCTTCTTTTCTCGGGCACCTGGGGATTTTTCTCCGGCATACCCCTCTTTCACTGTATCGTGCTGAGCATTGTGATAAGCATCTTTGCCATGCTCGGCGACCTGTGGGAATCGACGCTCAAGAGGGATGTTTCCGTGAAGGATTCGGGCGACATCGTGGCCGGCCACGGGGGGATCCTGGACAGGTTTGACTCCCTTTTCATCACCTCTCCGGTGGCGTACCTCTATTTCAAGTACTTCGTGCATTTCCTCTGAGAGAGGCTTATCAAAGAGACCTGCGGATAAGAAGCGGGGTTTCATGCAAAAAAAGGTCAGCATCATAGGTTCAACGGGCTCCATTGGCAGGCAGGCCCTCGAGGTAATCGGTCACTTCAGTGAAAAATTCGCCGTGGCCGGCCTTGCCGCGCAGAAAAGCTGGCAGACCCTCAGGGACCAGCTTGAGCGCTTCCACCCTCCCGAGGCAGCCATTGTGGAGAGAGAGGCATGGTCCCGCCTTGTGGCATGCCCGGGGCTTTCGGCGCTAAGGATATCGTCGGGCGACGAGGGAGTGGCAAGAATAGCGGGCCTCCCTGAAAATGACGTAGTCCTTGTGGCTGCCGTGGGCATCGCGGGGCTCCGACCCACCCTTGCCGCCATAGAGGCAGGTCATACCCTTGCCCTTGCCACCAAGGAGGCACTCGTAGCAGCAGGAAGTCTTGTGATGGAAAGGGTCAGGGAAAGAGGAGTGACGCTCATCCCCGTGGACAGCGAGCATTCTGCCATTTTTCAGTGCCTCCGGGCGCAGGGGCGCGAGGTGGCAAGAATACTGCTTACCTCGTCAGGCGGGCCGTTCAGGGGCTTCACCGCGAGGCAGCTCAGGAATGTCACAAGGGAAATGGCCCTTGCCCATCCCACATGGATGATGGGGAGCAAGATCACCGTCGATTCCGCGACGCTCATGAACAAGGGCTTTGAAGTCATTGAGGCCTTTCATCTTTTTTCCGTGCCCATTGAAAAGATTGAGGTGGTGATCCATCCCCAGAGCATCATCCATTCCCTCGTTGAGTTCTGCGACGGCTCGGTGCTTGCGCAGCTCTCGCCGCCTGATATGAGGCTCCCCATTCAGTATGCCCTGGGCTATCCCGAGGGAATGCCCATGAGGTGGCAGAAGCTCAACCTTGCCCAGATCGGGAAGCTCACCTTTGAGGAGCCCGACCTGAAGAACTTCAGGTGCCTCTCGCTTGCCTATGACGCTCTCAGGGAGGGGGGCACGCTCCCGGTGGCGCTCAACGGGGCAAATGAAGTGGCCGTGGAGCTTTTCCTCAAGGGCCTTATCTCTTTCACCCATATCCCGGTCATTATCGAGCGCACCATGGAAAGGCATGCCCCGGTGAGAGAGCCCGGCCTCGAGGATATCATCGAAGCCGACAGGCAGGCCCGGCAGGAGGCCCTCGGCGTGGCCAAAAAACTCCCTTAGGCTATTTGCATAATTTCCGTTTTTCTGTTACAATCGTAGTAATTCCTGAAAGGGGTGTATGACGTGACGATAGTCCACTGGCTTCTTGCAAACTGGGTCGGCCTCCTTGTGGTGATATTGAGCTTCGGCTTTATCATATTCATTCATGAACTGGGTCACTTCATCATGGCGAAAAGGGTGGGAGTGAAGGTCCATGAGTTTGCCCTCGGGTTCGGGCCGTGCCTTTTCTCCAGGAAAAGAGGGGAGACGGAGTATGCCCTCAGGCTTTTCCCCGTGGGAGGCTATGTGAGGATGGAGGGCGAGGATACGCCCTGCGATAACCCGGAAGACACGGGGAACTTCCAGAACAAGACGGTCTGGGAGCGGGTGAAGATCGTGGCTTCAGGCCCCCTCATGAACTATATCACCGCCCTTTTTATTTTCCTGACGGTCGGGCTTGTATACGGCGTGGGAGAGATATACCTGAAACCCAAGGTGGGCAAGATCCTCGAGGGGTCGCCTGCCCAGAAGATCGGTCTCGAGCCTGGCGACTATATCGTAGCCATCAACGGGCAGAAGGTGAAGGATGCCTACGAGATGATTGACACCATCCACAAGAACCCGGAAAAGGAGATAAGCATTGAGATTGAGAGGGGCGAGGGGCCTTCGAAAATGACCTTCACCAGGACCGTCACGACGATCCTTATGCCCGGCACCAAGGAAAAAATCGGCATCATCGGCTTTTCCCCTGATACGAAGGCGATTGACATGCGTTTTGAGAGGAAGCCCTTCGGCACCGTCATCACCGACAGCGTGGACCAGATGGCTCGCTTTACCGTGGCCCCTTTCTATGCCTTCTACCTCATCTTCAAGGGCAAGATGAAGGCCAAGGAAGTGACGGAGGGCTCGGCGGGACCCGTGGGGATAGGGCAGATGTTCTTCGAGATGTACCGCAAGGGGTTCAGCTTCCTCCTCTATTTTCTCGGCATGATAAATGTCCTCATCGGCTGTTTCAACCTCATTCCCTTCCCTGCCCTTGACGGCTCGAGGGTCCTGATCCTCATCATCAGCGGCATCAGGAACAAGCCTTTCAACCAGGAGAAAGAGGGGTACGTTCACCTCGTGGGCTTTATCATTCTCATCATGGTGGTGCTTTTTTTCACCTACAATGACATAATCAGAATTATCCAGGGCGTGAGTTTCTTTAAGTAACCTCCAGGCGCCGTGAGAGAGCGAAGGGGGACCTTCCGTCATGGAAAAAAGAAGAGAGAGCCGCACGGTCTATGTGAGGGGCGTACCCATCGGCGGGGGGGCGCCGGTGCTTGTCCAGTCAATGACCAAGACTCCCACCCACGAAGTGGAGGCTACTCTGGACCAGATCCACAGTCTTGCCGCAGAAGGCTGTGAGCTGGTAAGGGTGGCAGTGCCGGATATGAAAGCGGCCAGGGCTCTGGGGGAAATCATATCCCGCTCGTCCATCCCTGTGGTGGCCGATATCCATTTTGACTGGCGCCTTGCCCTTGAGGCTCTCGAGCGGGGAGTCCACAAGCTCCGCCTGAACCCCGGCAATTTCCCCCACAAGGAGCATCTGGCCGGGATAGTGAAGCGGGCCCGTGAGCGTGGGGTCCCCATAAGGATAGGCGTCAATGAGGGCTCTCTTGAGAAGGCCCTGATAAGGAAGCATGGGGGAATTACGGCAGAAGCCCTTGCCGAAAGCGCCCTCCTGGAGGTGAAAAGGCTTGAAGCCCTTGACTTCACCGAGATCGTCATCTCGGTGAAGTGTTTTGACATCGCCCTCCTTCTCGAGGTCCATGAACTGCTGGCCCAAAGGTCCCCCTATCCCTTTCATATCGGCGTCACTGAAGCCGGGGCCGCCATGGCGGGGTTGGTGAGATCGGCTCTGGGGATAGGGTCACTTCTTATGAGGGGTATTGGCGACACGGTAAGGGTCTCCCTTACCTCTACCCCCCTCGACGAGGTGAAGGTGGCCTATGAGATCCTGAAAGCGCTGGGGCTCAGGAAGCGGGGGGCCACCATTGTCTCGTGCCCAACCTGCGGCAGGACACAGATAGACATTCCCCGCCTTGTGAGGGATCTTGAAGAGCGCCTTCATGCCATGGCCCCCATGGAGGTAAAGATAGCAGTGATGGGGTGTGTGGTGAACGGACCCGGCGAAGCCCGACAGGCCGATATAGGGATTGCCGGAGGGAAAGGGGAAGGAGCCCTCTTTCGTGGAGG encodes:
- the rpsB gene encoding 30S ribosomal protein S2; the protein is MAIISMKQLLEAGVHFGHQTRRWNPKMARYIFTERNGIYIIDLQKTVVKVKEAYNFIQEVIKGGKSILFVGTKKQAQEAVFEDASRCGMFFVNQRWLGGMLTNFKTIKNRINRLKELEREREEGLFEVLPKKEVKRKMDEMKKLEKFLGGIKHMEDPPGALFIIDPRKERIAVAEARKLKIPIVGIVDTNCDPDEIDYPIPGNDDAIRAVKLLCSKIADAVMEAKAEIEALRVQEEEGAEPSAEGEPGEVASSEAQIVTPEEEPVA
- the pyrH gene encoding UMP kinase; translated protein: MESRFHTILLKLSGEAFCGTKGFGLDKDTIGQIAREVQGVVELGVRIAVVIGGGNFWRGREAGDMARTTADTIGMIATVINALALQEALEKNRVTTRIQSAIEMKQVAEPFILRRALRHLEKGRVVIFAGGTGNPYFTTDTTAALRALEIGAQAILKATLVDGVYDKDPHKYDDAEKFEEVTYLEVLQRGLKVMDSTAVSLCMDNKLPIYVFNIREYGSVKRLLTGEKMGTLVKEG
- the frr gene encoding ribosome recycling factor yields the protein MDPALLKTMEEKMQKSIEVFKKDLSGIRTGRATPALLDRIQADAYGSPMPLNQLANIAVPDARSMVIQPWDKTLLGAIEKAILKSDIGIHPVNDGNAIRLAIPPLTEERRKDLVKVVKKKSEEGKVSLRNIRREVNDDLKKLEKAGTASEDEARKTTEKVQKITDKYIKDFDEMASHKEREIMEI
- a CDS encoding M50 family metallopeptidase; the encoded protein is MTIVHWLLANWVGLLVVILSFGFIIFIHELGHFIMAKRVGVKVHEFALGFGPCLFSRKRGETEYALRLFPVGGYVRMEGEDTPCDNPEDTGNFQNKTVWERVKIVASGPLMNYITALFIFLTVGLVYGVGEIYLKPKVGKILEGSPAQKIGLEPGDYIVAINGQKVKDAYEMIDTIHKNPEKEISIEIERGEGPSKMTFTRTVTTILMPGTKEKIGIIGFSPDTKAIDMRFERKPFGTVITDSVDQMARFTVAPFYAFYLIFKGKMKAKEVTEGSAGPVGIGQMFFEMYRKGFSFLLYFLGMINVLIGCFNLIPFPALDGSRVLILIISGIRNKPFNQEKEGYVHLVGFIILIMVVLFFTYNDIIRIIQGVSFFK
- a CDS encoding isoprenyl transferase, coding for MAVKTLHGRELSFEALLEKLDRTAMPRHIAIIMDGNRRWAKSRSLPPLMGHRAGAKVFKTIVETFVKLGIGVLTAYAFSCENWKRSEDEVGVLLSLFEYYSRKERNHLQKNGVRFRIIGNIDELPPSLSDEFSKTEELTRGNDRLVLNLAVNYGSRSEIMKAALALSRDLSLGAVRASEVTEELFSRYLLTAGLPDPDLLIRTSGEMRVSNFLLWQIAYSELWFTSSYWPEFTPRELLTAILDYQKRERRFGGSTVQAHPCKTSSSRL
- the tsf gene encoding translation elongation factor Ts; this encodes MTAISTEAVKELREKSGAGVMECRNALVKAGGDMEKAQEILRQKGIEKAEKKKDRVTKEGKIEAYVHMNKIGVLLEINCETDFVARNELFGNLAKEIALQIAAQGPQYISRDRIPPDVIEKQKEVIKKVAQDEGKPANILERVVEGKLEKFFRTVCLLEQAYIRDEDRKISDLIQDVIAKLGENISVNRFVRYVLGE
- a CDS encoding 1-deoxy-D-xylulose-5-phosphate reductoisomerase, whose translation is MQKKVSIIGSTGSIGRQALEVIGHFSEKFAVAGLAAQKSWQTLRDQLERFHPPEAAIVEREAWSRLVACPGLSALRISSGDEGVARIAGLPENDVVLVAAVGIAGLRPTLAAIEAGHTLALATKEALVAAGSLVMERVRERGVTLIPVDSEHSAIFQCLRAQGREVARILLTSSGGPFRGFTARQLRNVTREMALAHPTWMMGSKITVDSATLMNKGFEVIEAFHLFSVPIEKIEVVIHPQSIIHSLVEFCDGSVLAQLSPPDMRLPIQYALGYPEGMPMRWQKLNLAQIGKLTFEEPDLKNFRCLSLAYDALREGGTLPVALNGANEVAVELFLKGLISFTHIPVIIERTMERHAPVREPGLEDIIEADRQARQEALGVAKKLP
- a CDS encoding phosphatidate cytidylyltransferase, whose product is MFLKRIIVGAFLIVGSFLLVMMGTWAMALEVLIIGILGLNEFYNLAYRKGIRPSKITGLLCGIILYFTAFFLNEEKSLVVLTVLIIYTLFIFIFRKESHVSSFLDAGVTLLGYLYIGWLFSFIIHLRGMDEPAMLGPYHIERGALYVVFLVFATSFTDIGSFFVGKFLGRHKLCPSISPGKTIEGAIGGIIIALLFSGTWGFFSGIPLFHCIVLSIVISIFAMLGDLWESTLKRDVSVKDSGDIVAGHGGILDRFDSLFITSPVAYLYFKYFVHFL
- the ispG gene encoding flavodoxin-dependent (E)-4-hydroxy-3-methylbut-2-enyl-diphosphate synthase, yielding MEKRRESRTVYVRGVPIGGGAPVLVQSMTKTPTHEVEATLDQIHSLAAEGCELVRVAVPDMKAARALGEIISRSSIPVVADIHFDWRLALEALERGVHKLRLNPGNFPHKEHLAGIVKRARERGVPIRIGVNEGSLEKALIRKHGGITAEALAESALLEVKRLEALDFTEIVISVKCFDIALLLEVHELLAQRSPYPFHIGVTEAGAAMAGLVRSALGIGSLLMRGIGDTVRVSLTSTPLDEVKVAYEILKALGLRKRGATIVSCPTCGRTQIDIPRLVRDLEERLHAMAPMEVKIAVMGCVVNGPGEARQADIGIAGGKGEGALFRGGKIVRKVKENHLIAALMEELESLQAEKNGP